In a genomic window of Acidobacteriota bacterium:
- a CDS encoding glycosyltransferase family 4 protein: MRIAIDAREIADRPTGVGRYLAELLARWTRDRDLRDVECLLLLPRRPDRPRTYLGTGGASVREVIVPGRVAGTAWEQGRLALAVARSRADVLFAPAYTAPLASRAPTVVAVHDVSYWAHPEWFRWREGLRRRWVSRWAARRARAVLTLTETSKLDVVAWLGVDDARVHVINPAVDSHPSFGAPPEVPVRAARAPRVLYVGSIFNRRHVPALVAAVGRLRSHGREVGLDIVGENRTFPFEDIDGIVARAGLAPVVRRRDYVPHDELGRLYAEARVFAFLSSYEGFGLTPLEALRAGVVPLVLDTPVAREAYGPAAFYVPDVSPDTVAAGLARLLDDDAARDEVLSAAPTTLGRYSWDRAARETMAVLRGSVR, translated from the coding sequence ATGCGCATCGCGATCGACGCGCGGGAGATCGCCGACCGGCCGACCGGCGTGGGGCGGTACCTCGCTGAACTGCTGGCCCGGTGGACGCGCGACCGCGACCTGCGCGACGTCGAGTGTCTGCTGCTGCTTCCGCGCAGGCCGGACCGACCCAGGACGTACCTCGGCACCGGCGGCGCGTCGGTGCGCGAGGTCATCGTCCCCGGGCGCGTGGCGGGCACGGCCTGGGAGCAGGGGCGGCTCGCGCTGGCGGTGGCACGGTCGCGCGCCGACGTGCTCTTCGCTCCGGCCTACACCGCGCCGCTCGCCTCGCGCGCGCCGACGGTGGTCGCCGTGCACGACGTGAGCTACTGGGCGCATCCCGAATGGTTCCGCTGGCGCGAGGGCCTGCGGCGCCGCTGGGTCAGCCGATGGGCCGCTCGACGCGCCCGGGCGGTGTTGACGCTCACCGAGACCTCCAAGCTCGACGTCGTCGCGTGGCTCGGCGTCGACGACGCCAGGGTGCACGTCATCAACCCGGCCGTCGACAGTCATCCGTCGTTCGGCGCGCCGCCCGAGGTCCCAGTGCGCGCGGCCCGGGCACCGCGCGTGTTGTACGTCGGCTCCATCTTCAATCGGCGGCACGTCCCGGCGCTCGTCGCGGCGGTTGGCCGGCTTCGCAGCCACGGGCGCGAGGTGGGCCTCGACATCGTCGGCGAGAACCGGACCTTTCCCTTCGAGGACATCGACGGGATCGTCGCGCGGGCCGGGCTCGCCCCGGTGGTTCGGCGACGAGACTACGTGCCGCACGACGAACTGGGTCGCTTGTACGCCGAGGCGAGGGTCTTCGCGTTCCTGTCGTCGTACGAAGGGTTCGGACTGACGCCGCTCGAGGCGTTGAGGGCCGGAGTCGTGCCGCTGGTGCTCGACACGCCGGTGGCCCGCGAGGCGTACGGCCCGGCCGCGTTCTACGTGCCAGACGTGTCGCCGGACACCGTGGCCGCCGGCCTCGCCCGGCTGCTCGACGACGACGCGGCGCGCGACGAGGTGTTGTCGGCGGCCCCGACGACCCTCGGGCGGTACTCCTGGGACCGGGCCGCGCGCGAGACGATGGCCGTCCTGCGCGGGAGCGTGCGGTGA